One window from the genome of Streptomyces cadmiisoli encodes:
- the dapA gene encoding 4-hydroxy-tetrahydrodipicolinate synthase → MAPTSTPQTPFGRVLTAMVTPFTADGALDLDGAQRLATHLVDAGNDGLIINGTTGESPTTSDAEKSDLVRAVLEAVGDRAHIVAGVGTNDTHHSIELARAAESIGAHGLLVVTPYYNKPPQEGLYRHFTAIADAAGLPVMLYDIPGRSGVPINTETLVRLAEHPRIVANKDAKGDLGRASWAIARSGLAWYSGDDMLNLPLLSVGAVGFVSVVGHVATPELRELVEAYLAGDVQKATEIHQKLLPVYTGMFRTQGVMTTKAALALQGLPGGPLRPPMVELTPQEIEQLKIDLAAGGVQL, encoded by the coding sequence ATGGCTCCGACCTCCACTCCGCAGACCCCCTTCGGGCGGGTCCTCACCGCCATGGTCACGCCCTTCACGGCGGACGGCGCACTCGACCTCGACGGCGCTCAGCGGCTCGCCACGCATCTGGTGGACGCAGGCAACGACGGCCTGATCATCAACGGCACCACGGGCGAGTCCCCGACCACCAGCGACGCGGAGAAATCGGATCTCGTACGAGCGGTCCTGGAGGCCGTGGGCGACCGGGCGCACATTGTTGCCGGAGTCGGCACCAACGACACCCACCACAGCATCGAGCTGGCCCGCGCCGCCGAGAGCATCGGCGCGCACGGCCTGCTCGTCGTCACGCCGTACTACAACAAGCCCCCGCAGGAGGGCCTGTACCGGCACTTCACGGCCATCGCCGATGCCGCCGGGCTGCCGGTCATGCTGTACGACATCCCCGGCCGCAGCGGAGTCCCGATCAACACGGAGACGCTCGTCCGCCTGGCGGAACACCCGCGGATCGTCGCCAACAAGGACGCCAAGGGCGACCTGGGCCGCGCGAGCTGGGCCATCGCCCGGTCGGGCCTCGCCTGGTACTCCGGCGACGACATGCTCAACCTCCCGCTGCTCTCCGTGGGCGCCGTCGGCTTCGTCTCCGTCGTCGGCCACGTGGCCACCCCCGAGCTGCGCGAACTCGTCGAGGCGTACCTCGCGGGCGACGTCCAGAAGGCCACCGAGATCCACCAGAAGCTGCTCCCGGTGTACACGGGCATGTTCCGCACCCAGGGCGTCATGACCACCAAGGCCGCCCTCGCCCTCCAGGGCCTGCCCGGCGGCCCCCTGCGTCCGCCCATGGTCGAACTCACGCCTCAGGAGATCGAGCAGCTCAAGATCGATCTTGCCGCCGGCGGGGTACAGCTCTGA